A window from Odocoileus virginianus isolate 20LAN1187 ecotype Illinois chromosome 24, Ovbor_1.2, whole genome shotgun sequence encodes these proteins:
- the LOC110147079 gene encoding keratin, type II microfibrillar, component 7C — protein MTCGFSTVGSGFGGRAFSCVSACGPRPGRCCITAAPYRGISCYRGLTGGFGSRSVCGGFRTGSFGRSFGYRSGGVCGPSPPCITTVSVNESLLTPLNLEIDPNAQCVKQEEKEQIKCLNNRFAAFIDKVRFLEQQNKLLETKLQFFQNRQCCESNLEPLFEGYIETLRREAECVEADSGRLSSELNHVQEVLEGYKKKYEEEVALRATAENEFVALKKDVDCAYVRKSDLEANSEALIQEIDFLRRLYEEEIRVLQANISDTSVIVKMDNSRDLNMDCIVAEIKAQYDDVASRSRAEAESWYRSKCEEIKATVIRHGETLRRTKEEINELNRVIQRLTAEVENAKCQNSKLEAAVTQAEQQGEVALNDARCKLAGLEEALQKAKQDMACLLKEYQEVMNSKLGLDIEIATYRRLLEGEEQRLCEGVGAVNVCVSSSRGGVVCGDLCVSGSRPVTGSVCSAPCSGNLAVSTGLCAPCGQLNTTCGGGSCSLGRC, from the exons ATGACCTGTGGCTTCAGCACTGTGGGCTCTGGATTCGGCGGTCGCGCCTTCAGCTGCGTCTCCGCCTGTGGACCTCGGCCTGGCCGCTGCTGCATCACGGCCGCCCCCTACCGCGGCATCTCCTGCTACCGTGGCCTCACTGGGGGCTTTGGCAGCCGCAGTGTCTGCGGGGGCTTCCGTACTGGCTCCTTCGGCCGCAGCTTCGGGTACCGCTCTGGTGGCGTGTGCGGACCCAGCCCTCCCTGCATCACCACCGTGTCAGTGAACGAGAGCCTCCTTACACCCCTCAACCTGGAGATTGACCCCAATGCACAGTGtgtgaagcaggaggagaaggagcagatCAAGTGTCTCAACAACAGGTTTGCTGCCTTCATTGACAAG GTGCGCTTCCTGGAGCAGCAGAACAAACTACTGGAGACCAAGCTGCAGTTCTTCCAGAACCGCCAGTGCTGCGAGAGCAACCTCGAGCCCCTGTTCGAGGGCTACATCGAGACGCTGAGGCGGGAGGCCGAGTGCGTGGAGGCCGACAGCGGGAGGCTGTCCTCAGAGCTCAACCACGTGCAGGAGGTGCTGGAGGGCTACAAGAAGAA GTATGAAGAAGAAGTTGCTCTTCGGGCCACAGCAGAGAACGAGTTTGTGGCTCTAAAGAAG GATGTGGACTGTGCCTACGTTCGCAAGTCGGACCTGGAGGCCAACTCGGAGGCCCTGATCCAGGAGATCGATTTCTTGCGGCGGTTGTATGAGGAG GAGATCCGTGTTCTTCAAGCCAACATCTCGGACACCTCAGTCATTGTCAAAATGGACAATAGCCGGGACCTGAACATGGACTGCATTGTCGCCGAGATCAAGGCCCAGTATGATGATGTCGCCAGCCGCAGCCGGGCCGAGGCTGAGAGCTGGTACCGCAGCAAG TGTGAGGAGATCAAGGCCACAGTGATCCGGCATGGGGAGACCCTGCGCCGCACCAAGGAGGAGATCAATGAGCTGAACCGCGTGATCCAGAGGCTGACGGCTGAGGTTGAGAATGCCAAGTGCCAG AACTCCAAGCTGGAGGCTGCAGTGACCCAGGCGGAGCAGCAGGGCGAGGTGGCCCTCAATGATGCCCGCTGCAAGCTGGCCGGGCTAGAGGAGGCTCTGCAGAAGGCCAAGCAGGACATGGCCTGCCTGCTCAAGGAGTACCAGGAGGTGATGAACTCCAAGCTGGGCCTGGACATTGAGATCGCCACCTACAGGCGCCTGCTGGAGGGAGAGGAGCAGAG GCTGTGTGAAGGCGTTGGAGCTGTGAATGTCT GTGTCAGCAGCTCCCGCGGCGGGGTCGTCTGCGGGGACCTCTGCGTGTCGGGCTCCCGGCCGGTGACGGGCAGCGTCTGCAGCGCCCCCTGCAGCGGGAACCTGGCGGTGAGCACCGGCCTGTGCGCGCCCTGCGGCCAGCTCAACACCACCTGCGGAGGGGGTTCCTGCAGCCTGGGGAGGTGCTAG